One segment of Solanum stenotomum isolate F172 chromosome 1, ASM1918654v1, whole genome shotgun sequence DNA contains the following:
- the LOC125870054 gene encoding stem-specific protein TSJT1: MLGVFSSSIVSPPEELVAAGSRTPSPKITSDALVNRFVQRNSSAISMQIGDFVQLAYSHSNESAVLPRSFAVKDDIFCLFEGSLDNLGSLRQQYGLAKSANEVLLVIEAYKALRDRAPYPPNHVVGHLEGNFAFIVFDKSTSTLFVATDQVGKVPLYWGITADGYVAFANDADLLKGACGKSLASFPQGCFYSTTVGGLRSYENPKNKITAVPATEEEIWGAKFMVEGSAAVAATE, encoded by the exons atgttggGTGTTTTTAGCAGTTCCATTGTTTCTCCGCCCGAAGAGCTCGTCGCCGCCGGTAGCCGGACTCCTTCACCTAAGATCACGTCGGATGCTCTGGTGAACCGGTTTGTTCAAAGAAATTCATCGGCGATTTCTATGCAGATCGGCGATTTTGTCCAACTCGCTTACTCTCACTCCAACGAGTCTGCTGTACTCCCCAG GTCATTTGCTGTTAAGGATGACATATTTTGCTTGTTTGAGGGATCACTTGACAACTTAGGGAGTCTGAGGCAACAATATGGCCTTGCCAAGTCTGCAAATGAGGTGTTGCTGGTGATTGAAGCATACAAGGCACTTCGTGACAGAGCACCTTACCCTCCAAATCATGTTGTTGGTCACCTTGAAGGCAATTTTGCTTTCATTGTTTTTGACAAGTCTACTTCCACCTTGTTTGTAGCTACC GATCAAGTTGGTAAGGTACCCCTCTACTGGGGAATCACTGCTGATGGGTATGTGGCCTTTGCCAATGATGCTGATTTGCTTAAAGGTGCTTGTGGCAAGTCACTTGCTTCTTTTCCTCAAG gGTGTTTCTACTCTACAACAGTTGGTGGACTGAGAAGCTATGAGAACCCCAAAAACAAGATCACCGCCGTTCCTGCTACTGAGGAAGAAATATGGGGCGCTAAGTTTATG GTGGAAGGTTCAGCTGCTGTTGCAGCCACTGAATAG